attaaaagaaaataaagcatttatttaaaatagatttcacttgaaactaaatatatattttacatcaactttatttgactgaatacttgcatcaagtttcacagaccctattttACTGTCCTGACTTGTCAAAAAATTCCAGATTCCAGCCAGTTttcagctcccccccccccctacttCTCCTCACTTTCATCTCTGTATATAGTACTACCACAGTACAGTCTCACATCAGCTACTGTGTCCGCAAATTTGTCTTATAAACCAGAACAGGCTTACACCATTTTCAGTCAATTATCAGCAAAGtccaaaagaaactaaaaatggGTCTTATACCATTATCACACACAATTCAAATCCGCTCTGTCACCATTCTACTGTCCAAGCCAAgtagttgtttaaataaaaactatcATGGACCAAGGGAAGATTTGGATTCTGTCAAGTCAGTGTGGTCCTCGTTGCCCATACaccctatttaaagtgttatgTTTTGTGTATATACTGACTAATACTGTAATCACGCTTTACCATCTCAATGATTTTCCCAGAATTGCCTTCAATGTTCTCAATATCGAACTGGCCAGCTGGAGATTCGTCCATCTGCAGTTTCAGTCTCTCATTAGCCTGGGCCATCTGTGGTAGAAAACTCTGCAGTCTGTCTAATACTGGAACACAGAAATGGACAGTTCCCTTAAAAAGACATGCGTACAGAAATTGAAAACACTTGTGTCAGGTACAAAGTGTTAGTGTGCACATGAGTGGAAACAACTAAAGAAACTCAGTCTACATTAACCTGGCTTGGAGCTTGCATTTAGCTTGGCTGTGGATCCCAAATGCCTGAAAAGAACAGCCTtcatcattccattcaaatcacatgacTGACTGACCTTTTACCTCTGCTAACCTGCTCAACACAAGCTACAAGCCAAAGgaagatttagaaaaaaaaaatgattcctgGGAGTAAGAATACAAGTCTAGTGAGGAACCAATATGGACAGCCACTGAAACCCTCCACCCCCACAGTACAGTCAAACACCCCAACTAACAGACTAAAAACGTGTAGCCTTTTTGACTATATGGTAATAGCTAGAAGATATTCGTCATATCGAAATCTAAACTCACCACTGCTTCTTGGCACCTTCACAGTCTGCTGGGAAGTCCCGTTTTTACTGGAGCGCTTCGAGTTTAGGAGCAGTTTGTCATGTATGCCTGTGTGGAACAGAGAAAAAACTGAAACATGCAACATTTTTAAGGTGCAAGGAGAGATATGCACCCTAGAAAAAGTCAACATGAACTTTATAAAACGAAAATATCACACATTTACTTGATGCTTGAAACATTACATAAGTAAATGTCTGTTACCTGCATAAGCATTTATCGCTTCAATACAAATGGCATGTTGTGGTGTATTTGCTACGTACACAAAAGCGATAAATTTAATTTCCGATCGTTATGAAATACCGGAAACAATCGAGAAAATAACTATGAACTGATAGATTTCCAACTAAATTGTCACATACCTCCTCCATTTCCAACAGACAGCAATTCCTTAGAAATAGTTTTCTGCTGTTTTGGTTCCTTCTCTTCGCCACCTTTCATAACCTTGCAGCCTTCCATGCTTTCGTACACGAGTTCTTCACAGACAGACTAACAACATCCGTGTCGGTGTATCAGGCTACGTGGGAAAGTTCAAATACAAAGGAAAGGGACCTAGTTTAATACGAGTAAGACAACGCGGAACGCCCTCTACTGGGAGGCGGGAtaaattacataaaaaataaaatatttaaattgacaCCATGTTCCTTTGGGGGTTCCACAGAAAAGGCCTACAATAACAGATTTAGTTTTTTTACACTATatccaaaacacatacaaatcaaGGATATAATATTACTTTAAAACATAGAAGGATGTGTAGAAAAATCAAACCAATGGAAATCATTACATGTAAAGTGTACAAaattaattagtttctttaacaATTCAgatttatgaatttaaaaaaaatgccagcCATCGCTGAGTTGTGTAGGAAAGTTACTGAAAAAGGCCCAGTTGTTGTGGCATTAActgctaaaataaacagaaagcatAACACATTACATTCACAGCAAGAACCTGTTTTATAgtgttgaaaaatatttaaaaacagatctTACAATAAGTTACTATATCCACAGGAAATTATATGGGTTAAAGTTTTCGATTTTTCATTTTAACTGAAACCACCACTATCATGTTATTTAGATAAACACTAACATTTGTTCTCTCTAACCCAATTAAGTTCCTGTATTTAGTTATGACATGTCTGTACTATGTAGCACAAAGATAGGACTTTAAAAATGGCCACCTTGCTAACATTAAATGCTGTGTATTCTTGAAATGGGTAACATGTATTAGCCAAACCTGTATTGCTGTATTTTGAATTTCAGTAATCACAGGTACCGTATTTCACCAGATCTTCATGGTGAGGAGAGAGTTGGAACCTTGCAACACAAGAAAAGGGAATGCAACATCATCATCTGTTTCAGGCCACCTGAAACATCGCAATGTTCTTGTGAGACACTCACAGTGATTCACATCCTAGAAGAGTGATACATTACAAAAGTGTGGTCTTCATGGGTCAGTCGTGCTTACGAGATGAAAGAGCTTTTGAGAACTATTTTCATAGAACTACAACTTTCTTGAATTGGACAGCAGACCAACATGTAAATCACAGAGACGCTAAAGATTTCACAGCAGGACTGTCAGCGACTTACAAGCTTCTGCCCAAAGTAGCGAATGATTTACCCCTTAAACAGGGctataaccagagctgacattctaccagggtcaaactcaggtttcaagctatagctgacagtatttatatgactgtttggtatttactattcaatctccaaatctatgttacatggcaaaccaacagagaaaattaaggagtcttttgttcTTTATCAGAATTTTTAcacgagcatcagcattgatgatgcaaaaaaaaacaaccaaggacaCAACCTTGGGGTCCTCATAGCTAGTTGCTGCCATTCCCTTAAGGTACAAAAGgtattgagcggttgttcaaatggtttcttcttaatatacatttgagagtgactcaggtAGCACAAGGACAATCTGGATGATCAgctccaacctgtcagtacattttaaatcctgttttgtgcacctcattgcaaaaataagaaagttagcaccattttatttgtgggacgcATATGTCCCTTGtgccttaaagggttaaaggtgAAGAGTCACATAAGCTTGTAAGAATAACTTTAAGAATATTACAGAAAGCTGGTGCTTCTTGAACTTGGGCTGGAAAGATTCTGATGCAAGGGTCACTTCTCATTATAGCTGAATTCATTGTCTGCCTTCCAGTCTTGGATTTTTCTTGCTAATCCAACAAATTATTTACATGCAGAGATAGATGGTTTATGCTGAGCTTGTGTTTAAAGCTTCTTCCCTTTAAAGTTTTTAACAGAGTAATGTATTCATCCTAGCAGGTTATACAACTTGCATTACCGGTATGTATTTAAATCTTGCTGCTACTGTTACTTGCAGGCCCCCTTTGAACATACAGTAGTGTGTAGTTCAAAAAGTCTATGCGTACGTAATAAtctgaaattaataataaacgaagaacaaaataaaacatcaaatacaatacTTTATCTTGGACTGCAATTCAGTTTCCATATGTACCTTTGTACATATGTTAATCCTATATGGTAAATATATGGAGTTAACTTTGTGGAAATCAACAGAAAACATTTTGTAATATCTTGTGGCAAGCAGCACCTAAATCCAAGATTAAAATAAAGTGATTAACAGGATGTGTCtttttacaatgttgttatgTCAAAGCCTTGGTTAATACCGGCAGTATATTATATTGGTAGTTACTGATGGAACATTGTTAAACTAAGAAAATATAGGCCTAAAGCTGCAATTTAATCTTTTTCTTTCCCAAACATCAGATGAGCTCATCCATTGATGTCAGCAGACACAGAGCTTTGATTCCATTACACCTACTGTCATTTAATGAAAATACTTGacatagcaaaatacatacagggCATGAAGCAAATAATTCAAATACTATACTGTACAGTTAGATACTTGACACTTGGTCTTTGATATCCCTTTGAAGATTTTAATGGCACCTATACCAACAGTACGTCAGTATAAAGGAGTACCAGCATCCAAGACTGATGAAGGTTAGGAAACTCCCTTCTAAGTTTTTTCACTGGGTGCCATGGTGGATCATTCTTTtctatatgtattttgtttttatttaaccagaTTTATTCACATAGTTCAtttcactgttttaaaaaaaagtatttagtaATGTTAATACTGGGTCAGTGAATCACTCCTGGGAAAGCCCCAGCTGTATTTAGATTTGCTGTTCCTTAGATCATTACAATGGACCCCATTACCTTGTCCTGCAACCTGTCGCTTTCTGCACGGAAGTCTAATTCTGTAATACTAAGCAACACAACCTGCAACTTCTGAATTCTGTCTCCCAGACTCCCAGTATTTATCACTGAGCCTAGAATAACAATTTAATTAAGGTATCATTATCTTTATACATCACAAATGGCCATACTGGTCATTGCATTACTTGGATTTCCAACCAGATTAAACCTTTTTACTCAATTATTTAGGTTgtttacagcaaaaaaaatatatataaatgtttgttATAACAAACCCAAAGTATTGTTGTTAGTCAGTGGTGCTGAGAACGGATAGCATTGAGAGCAGCGAGAGTGTGTTCTTGCGCAGGCGCGGGGGGTGGAGGGGGACCAGTCAAGCAATGAGTTTGTCATACATGGAAGAAATAGGAACATCCCGTAAAAAAGGCTGCTGAACACAGGAAGTGGAAGAGGGCAGCGCTAAAAACATAACAGCATTGAAGATTTTACTGGAAAAAGAACAACATTACGAGGTAAGGAATAGTGTTccaaactgtgtctgtttcatgAACGTTATTTTTGTCTAATAATGGTACTTTTTAAAACCATGACACAAGATTTAGTAATTATTTCAGGTTCTGtggttaaataatactaataGTTACCAAAAGGGTACAGTGAACAAGTTTGCTAATGTTGCTGAATATCACAAAGTAGTTTTACTATACAATATAGTGTATACCTATTCTTCAGTTTACTCTAACTTTATCTGTATTGTTGACATCTGTTTGTGTATCTGTAGTGTAAGATGCCGATTTAGGTAGGTAGGGCATGGTTGCTTTTCTGTTTGTTACGGGCAGTTACTGTCTTTGGCCTCATTTCACACCCCctagcattatttatttattgattgatcacTTTTTATTGATTGATAACTTTTAGGAATAAAACTAAGGCGGGTTAAGATGATGCGCTTCTTCTAGCCTCAGTTTGAATGTTACCACCGCTGTAAAGCAGGTCGAAACTATAATGAAAACAAACTCCGGCTACTCTTATGATACAGCAAAATGAATTTAATCACGACCTCtaccatttattttatacatacaaTAATTAAACCAGTAAATCTATAAATGCTGataatgtattattgtacagcattttgtaatttatttaaaatgaatggaattattataataatgtacCATTATCTGAAATATGTCGGCAAGATGGAATGTTGAATAGAAGACTAAGGGGTATCTATTTAACCATgctatttgtaattttatttaacaACCAGGATAAAGTAATCACTTGCATGATATCGTTGTTAAAGCTAGTAAAGCAAGGTACAGCACACAGTGTGGTAAATGCAAAGTTACTATGCGCATTTTTACAATGGTAGTATCTATAATTTGTTATCGGTGTGTCTTATTTCATGGGTTGACCGTGTTTTGCTTTGTCAGTAGAAATtggttttataatattttttaggTCGAAGGCTCTTAAAACTGGGAAAATAATAATGGGGGGTGGAAGCCTACAGTAGATGATGGCAGGCATTGGGTCACAAGTTTAACGTTGCCTTGGAAACAAGCTGGACACACAGCACACCATATTGCTGTCTGGGTAAACTGAGTGGGCACAATACTCCAATAAGGGCCTCATGTCTAACCTGGTTGTAGCGAATCAGACCTGTAGGGAGTCTTTCTGTAAGTCTGAATTCTCCAGTCAGGTAATTGGTGCCAATTGGGGAACGGCCACCTGTATATAAAGGatgtaaaattatttatttaaggagGCGGTCACATTCCCCATGTAATTGCTGGTAGGAATGgatttaaccccgtccctgccaatcTTCCATTCAAAACCACACACACgcactatttacatgtgcagggctaaTAAAGAGGTAATTTATTGACCTCTTTATTAGTAGCtctaaagaaaataagaaataactCAACAATATTTCTATccaacactgtttagatcattagaaAAAACACCTGATCTGTGACATACTTAATTATTTTTCtagtttttacagaaaaaaattaaactgaagtaaaatcTCACATCAAATTAAGTCGGTAAAGCATCAGTCAAaaatacgagagagagagagagagagagagatgctgtaTCATACGTAGATATGGGATGTCTTGGCATGACAATATCATGTTGTATAGAGTTGGGAACAATTGTAGCAGAGGATGAATATACAGTCGGAGCGCCTAGCGATACCAtcactgtaataaaaataagtttAGCTAGATCCAGTTTGTCCTCTTTTTAAAagacaagtttaaaaaaatatcttaagCTGTGTTGTGCATGTTTTGCTGTTTACTACAATTGAAGGACCCagaagtttagtttagtttcctGTTTCCACGAAATGTACACAGCCACACAACGTTGCATACAGACATAGATGCCTAAAAAGATACAGTAAGTATTTTTGTACtgataacagggatggaaataagactcctactgttAGTGCTCCAGGTAAGGCTTTGCgtcattgagtaatttaaaatgcaacattactttgAAGTCACAAGTACTtccagtaaatacagtacatactttaatgctaacttatggggtatgcattaactacagtcttacattttaactgtaatgtttatttgaagtactgtacaaaaacttggtcttatttAGTCCTGCCTAATAATATTATAGTCCAAGAAGTTGCTACTCTCGATGTAGTTAACTACTGGGTTCACCGAGTCTCCTCCCACTAGTACAAGACTGTtcgcttttttgttttctgtaaatgttCCTTTATTAGTCTCttgtgctctccctttccaagtcgacagacacgctccctaaaaataaataaaaaatgtccaaAAGTATTTTAAGAACACaacactaatgcaaataaagaaacaatgatattgtattccttattgctCACCGTGCTTTAACAACATAAAGCATACCGACTCTCTCAAAACACagagtattgtatttattatatcatTTACTTTCCAAAAATTCAGTTGACAGacaggtaaattggtaggttaggttgagggggactaagacaGAGTTGAGAAATCTTGGATCAAGAATCCAGTAGTTTATTCACAACACAAACACCTATTGCAAGTGAGTGCATTCAACCatactttaaattattattattattttttaaaacccggacttattggtcacgtgttACTGGCAATTCTCAGGCAGGCTACAGTTAGCAGTCCCAGTATTTGTGTGACCCATGCAGtatacagtattaataattgaccattgagatgccGGGAACTAATAAAGTACAggaagcttgataacatgtgaACGCCAGCTGTGCAGCAACATTGCTATGTATGTCCTTTACGCATTAAATCAtgtgtaattcatatttttttcaatgcataaaacacacagtatgcagcttatctggagaGCTGCCTACTGTGTAACATAACAGtttctcccattccaggttttaatacaagcttgattagctgcAGTGTATGCaggtaggtaacaagctcaagtgagtcttattaaactcatagtaaaaccaggaatggatcatacatctatgcagtgggagtcttatttccatccctggataattattattattattatttcttagcagacataatgtaataatgtattaGATTCTGTGTATAATTAGCACTATAGTAAGAAGTGAAACCTAACCTGCCTTGAACAAGGCAGAGCCAGAAGTCTAACAATGTGTACAACAACTGGCCGCTCTTTGGTGTGAATAGTTTCAAGGATGTGCTTCTGTAAATTGAGCTGGCAGTATCACTTTGTATTAACAGTGCCTCTTATTGCAATGGCTTACTCACAACCTATGACTTCCGCATTATCATTACCTGCCTCTTTAATGAAGCTAGAGTACGTCCCCTTCTAATCCTCTTTGGTACTGCATGAAAGTACAAGTTCAACCCTACTGCaacattaatacattattttgtgcACCTTCTACAGCGTTGCAACAGGACTGTAACTGCTGTATTTGATCGTCTGTTTATTTAGTTAGTTTTcaaaattcatatttttaaatgtttattattgcaTTGTTATTTATGGAAAAATTGGATATTGATGACAATGACTTAAAACCTtgtcgggctcccgagtggcacatccagtaaaggcgctccacgtggagtgcaggatgtgccctatagtctggacgtcgcgagttcgagtccaggctattcctttgccgaccaaggacgggagcatccagggggcggcgctcaattggccgagcagcacccagggggagggagggtttaggtcggccagggtgtcctcggctcaccgcgcaccagcgacccctgtagtctggcagggcgcctgcgggcttgcctgtaagctgcccgaaagctgcgttgtcctccgacgctgtagctcttgggtggctgcatgatgagtccgcagtgtgaaaaaaagcagtcggctgatggcacacgcttcggaggacagcgtgtgttcgtcttcaccctcccgagtcagcgcaggggtggtagcggtgagctgagcataataaaataattggccattccaaattgggagaaaataataaaaaataattggcaatgactaaattttatttgaaaaaaaagaaccttGTCTATGCAGTAACATAAAATAAAGGTGTGTAGTGCGGTTTAAAAGTACTGTAGGTAGATGGTTAGCACTCTCATACACCATAAAAGACCCCTGCTCAAGGCACAGGTGGTATCAACTTTACACACCATGGATGAAGCAGGTCCAAGCTATACTAAAACAGGATTAAAGGATGTTTCAGAAACGTATGGTCACCTGGTCTTTGTGACAAGCACTAAGACTTGAATTTTATTAATCTAATCTAAATGTACAAACATACAAACcaacacaataaataatgtttgtcCACAAAGTGAATACAAATTAAAtagaaaagataaataaaatagatacattttcaaccacacacaaaaaaaaaaaattacaggtgcTGTGTTTGTCGTTCTAGATCTCTTCGCAGCGAATGGCTTGGTCCAATTTAAGATAAGACAGTAGGTGTGTAATCCGGAATGGGAAGAAATCCAAAGATGCTCAACACTTTAAcaccaaaaagtcacatgttCCAGCTGAGAAGATGATTAACTTGACTTCAGTGCGTTGTGGGTCAGTATGACCCTCCACACTGTTGAAGGGGTCCAAGGGAACTCAAGTGATGCACATGAGCAGCAGTATAAGTTGGACTGTAAGTCTTGAGAAGATTCAGTCAACAAGGCTTACATCCTTCCTGCAGAGAATGGTGCCAACAGGATTTGTCAGAGTGCAAGAGGAGAGATTGATGATGGCTGAGGTCACCTTGCAGGACGGGCTGCAGACTGGCTTCAGGTCTGAACCCCCTCACTCGGAGAGTCGCCGCCATTCAGAGCGGGGGCAGAGGTCACCGGGATACTCTGAAGAAAGGGACTGTCACTTTTCAGAGACGGACGCCATGTTGCCACAGGAAAGGTTCtctgaagaagaggaggaagagaagAAGGAAGAGGAATCAAACACCAGAAATATGCCAAAGGAGTCACCCCTGGCCATGGCACTCCAGATTCTGCTGCCCTTCCTCTTGGCAGGGTTTGGCACGGTGTCAGCTGGCATGGTGTTGGATATAGTTCAGGTAGGTGCATATGTACTGTGTGCTCATTTCTAATAATTCCTTTACTCATCCCCAATGGGATAATTTTATACTGTtggtattttaaacattttataaggTGTGATATTCTTTTTGTCCTTGCCATATTTCTAACAGTATCTTGATGCCAGTGATTCAATGGTGTCTCAGCTAcagctgcttttattaatttacagAGTGTAGCTGTCTGATAAACTCGTTTATTTACATAATCTTGGTCAGGGTGAGTCATTAATCCTAGAACAAGGAAATATATTAACTTGGGAGGCCAACGTTCTATGCTTCTGGATTGGGAAATATGCATGGTGACGAAGCAGCCGTGCTCAACACTTGAAATTGCAGTCCCATGGGTTTTAATGAACAAGAGCATGCTGTGGTTAAATATTGCTTTGCACAAGGCACAATGTATAATGCTTGATGACCAGCGTGAAGATGCAGAATATGACTCACAAAATCACTACTATAAATCTCTGTAGGGCAATCTGTGCAATTttagataagaaaaaaaaaacctgatgctCTGTTTACTTCTGCTGTAGATATTAAAATCCTAGAACATTAAAATAGTTTGTCAGAAAATACTGCTGAAGATTTGCCCGAGCTCTTCTTCGTGGTAGACTCCTTCAGGCAGCCAGTGGCAATTCCAAATTACAGTACAGCTTTAGACTTACCACCCACCAGTGAGGCAATCCCACAGCTCTCTTGCATAGCTGTTATTTGCTTAGGGCAGGACTGCAGTGGTTTGTTAACaggatttgaaatgaaaaaatgCAATCAATCTTCAGTTTAGAAGTATCAGAAAGTAGATTTCTTAAAGACAGAACTATGTGTCTAGGTGTCTTATCTGTAATGAATTGTTGGGGCTCACTCTTGTTGGTAACTGTGAACACGTTTTCACtggtttagtattattattattattattattatttatttcttagcagacgcccttatccagggcgacttacaattgttacaacatatcacattatacattatttcacattatacagatatcacattatttttacatacaattacccatttatacagttgggtttttacttgagcaaactaggtaaagtaccttgctcaagggtacaacagcagtgtcccccactggggattgaacccacaaccctccggtcaagagtcaagagtcgagtccagagtccagagccctaaccactactccacactgctgccaatccCATCCAAATGTTGCCCTTTCTTTTTGAGAATAGGTTCCAGATATTTATCTAGTTTAAAACATGTTACGCCGTAGTGTTTTCATGGTTAAAGTATAAACTGTTACCATGGTCTAACAATCAACCCTGATTTACCATGGTTAATTATAGTTGGATGTTTGGTAGATGTT
Above is a window of Acipenser ruthenus chromosome 14, fAciRut3.2 maternal haplotype, whole genome shotgun sequence DNA encoding:
- the nopchap1 gene encoding uncharacterized protein C12orf45 homolog produces the protein MEGCKVMKGGEEKEPKQQKTISKELLSVGNGGGIHDKLLLNSKRSSKNGTSQQTVKVPRSSVLDRLQSFLPQMAQANERLKLQMDESPAGQFDIENIEGNSGKIIEMDVALVELDDSDDSETEESESEDESSRSEEDEEEEEYGGSDMREDQLKLPGSRVKRTGKIEVLESMNG